In Thiohalobacter sp., the following are encoded in one genomic region:
- the rplF gene encoding 50S ribosomal protein L6, which translates to MSRVAKQPVEMPSGVEITIASGKVTAKGPKGSLELTLNPLVEVKQDGNVLTIVPAKESKQAWAMAGTTRALLNNMVIGVSQGFERKLELVGVGYRAQAQGNTLNLTLGFSHPINYPVPEGITIETPSQTEVVVKGADKQRVGQVAAEIRAFRPPEPYKGKGVKYADEVIVRKEAKKK; encoded by the coding sequence ATGTCGCGAGTTGCTAAACAACCGGTTGAGATGCCATCGGGCGTCGAGATCACCATCGCCAGTGGCAAGGTCACGGCCAAGGGTCCCAAGGGTAGCCTGGAGCTGACCCTGAATCCCCTTGTCGAGGTGAAGCAGGACGGCAATGTGCTGACCATCGTGCCGGCGAAGGAATCGAAACAGGCCTGGGCGATGGCCGGGACCACCCGTGCCTTGCTGAACAACATGGTGATAGGTGTCAGCCAGGGTTTCGAACGCAAGCTGGAGCTGGTGGGCGTCGGATATCGCGCCCAGGCCCAGGGCAACACGCTGAACCTGACGCTGGGTTTTTCGCACCCCATCAACTACCCGGTCCCGGAGGGCATTACCATTGAGACGCCCAGCCAGACCGAGGTCGTGGTCAAGGGCGCCGACAAGCAGCGGGTCGGCCAGGTTGCTGCCGAGATTCGTGCCTTCCGTCCGCCGGAACCCTACAAGGGCAAGGGCGTGAAATATGCGGATGAGGTGATCGTCCGCAAGGAAGCGAAGAAGAAGTAA
- the rpsC gene encoding 30S ribosomal protein S3 — MGQKVHPTGIRLGIVKDWTSKWYADSRNFADYLYNDLQVRDFLKKRLAHASVSRIQIERPARNALITIHTARPGIVIGKKGEDIEKLRKEVSQLMGIPVHINIEEVRKPELDAQLVAESVAQQLERRIMFRRAMKRAVSNTMRLGAQGVRINVAGRLNGAEIARTEWYREGRVPLHTLRADIDYGFAEARTTYGVIGVKVWIFKGEVFGDAEQPAEPEGGKKAAAN; from the coding sequence ATGGGCCAGAAAGTACATCCAACAGGCATCCGCCTCGGTATCGTGAAGGACTGGACGTCCAAGTGGTACGCGGATTCCAGGAACTTCGCCGACTATCTGTACAACGATCTTCAGGTACGCGACTTCCTGAAGAAGCGCCTGGCCCACGCCTCGGTGAGCCGGATCCAGATCGAACGGCCGGCACGCAATGCGCTGATTACCATCCATACCGCGCGTCCCGGTATCGTGATCGGCAAGAAGGGTGAGGATATCGAAAAGTTGCGCAAGGAAGTCTCCCAGCTGATGGGTATCCCGGTGCACATCAATATCGAGGAGGTGCGCAAGCCGGAGCTGGATGCGCAGCTGGTCGCCGAGAGTGTGGCCCAGCAGCTGGAACGCCGCATCATGTTCCGCCGCGCGATGAAGCGCGCGGTGTCCAACACCATGCGGCTCGGTGCCCAGGGTGTGCGGATCAACGTGGCGGGGCGGTTGAACGGGGCCGAAATCGCCCGTACCGAATGGTATCGCGAGGGGCGTGTGCCGCTGCATACCCTGCGTGCCGACATCGATTACGGATTTGCCGAGGCGCGTACCACCTATGGAGTGATCGGCGTCAAGGTCTGGATATTCAAGGGCGAAGTGTTTGGCGATGCCGAGCAGCCTGCGGAGCCCGAGGGCGGCAAGAAGGCCGCGGCCAACTGA
- the rpmD gene encoding 50S ribosomal protein L30: protein MADKKLKVTLVKSVNGRLKNHKACVAGLGLRRMHHTVEVIDTPENRGMINKVSYLLRVEEA, encoded by the coding sequence ATGGCTGACAAGAAACTCAAGGTGACGTTGGTCAAGAGCGTGAATGGCCGGCTGAAGAACCACAAGGCCTGCGTGGCCGGTCTGGGTCTGCGGCGCATGCACCACACTGTCGAGGTGATCGATACCCCCGAGAACCGTGGCATGATCAACAAGGTGTCTTACCTCTTGCGGGTAGAGGAAGCGTAA
- the rplR gene encoding 50S ribosomal protein L18, with product MDKKAARLRRARKARAKIRELGAHRLTVFRTPRHIYAQVFSPAGDRVVAAASTLDKSLREQLGKTGNAAAAAAVGKAIAEKARAAGVTKVAFDRAGFKYHGRVKALADAAREAGLEF from the coding sequence TTGGACAAGAAGGCAGCACGTCTGCGGCGCGCCCGCAAGGCGCGTGCGAAGATTCGTGAGCTGGGTGCGCATCGTCTGACGGTGTTCCGGACCCCGCGTCACATCTATGCCCAGGTGTTTTCGCCAGCCGGCGATCGAGTGGTCGCGGCGGCCTCTACCCTGGACAAGAGCTTGCGCGAGCAGCTGGGCAAGACCGGCAATGCCGCGGCCGCGGCCGCGGTGGGCAAGGCGATTGCCGAAAAGGCCCGTGCTGCCGGCGTGACCAAGGTGGCGTTTGATCGCGCCGGGTTCAAGTATCACGGTCGGGTCAAGGCATTGGCCGATGCCGCCCGTGAAGCAGGTCTGGAATTCTAA
- the rpsH gene encoding 30S ribosomal protein S8 has translation MSMSDPIADMLTRIRNGQHAEKAQVSMPASKQKAAIAKVLKDEGYILDYSVSDEDGKPTLTITLKYFEGRPVIEKVRRVSRPGLRIYKNKHELPKVDGGLGIAIVSTSKGVMTDRQARAVGEGGEVLCTVS, from the coding sequence ATGAGTATGTCGGACCCCATCGCGGACATGCTGACCCGGATTCGCAACGGGCAGCACGCGGAAAAGGCGCAGGTGAGCATGCCTGCCTCCAAGCAGAAGGCGGCCATCGCCAAGGTGCTGAAGGACGAGGGTTATATCCTCGACTATTCCGTGTCCGACGAAGACGGCAAGCCGACCCTGACCATCACCCTGAAGTACTTCGAGGGCCGTCCGGTCATCGAGAAGGTGCGTCGGGTGAGTCGCCCGGGCCTGCGTATCTACAAGAACAAGCATGAGCTTCCCAAGGTCGACGGTGGCCTGGGTATCGCCATCGTATCCACCTCCAAGGGGGTGATGACCGACCGCCAGGCACGTGCGGTCGGCGAGGGTGGCGAAGTGCTCTGCACGGTGAGCTAG
- the rplV gene encoding 50S ribosomal protein L22 translates to MQVQAKLRNARISAQKCRLVADQVRGMPVERALQTLMFSPKKGAHLVRKVLESAIANAEHNEGADIDELKVAAICVDEGPTYKRWRARAKGRANRILKRTSHITVTVGD, encoded by the coding sequence ATGCAGGTACAAGCCAAACTGCGTAACGCCCGGATCTCCGCCCAGAAGTGTCGGCTGGTGGCCGATCAGGTGCGCGGCATGCCGGTCGAACGCGCATTGCAGACGCTCATGTTCAGCCCCAAGAAGGGCGCCCATCTGGTGCGCAAGGTGCTGGAGTCGGCGATCGCCAACGCCGAGCACAACGAGGGTGCGGATATCGACGAGTTGAAGGTTGCTGCCATCTGCGTGGACGAGGGGCCGACCTACAAGCGCTGGCGTGCCCGGGCCAAGGGGCGTGCCAACCGCATCCTGAAGCGGACCAGCCACATTACGGTCACCGTGGGCGACTGA
- the rplB gene encoding 50S ribosomal protein L2: MAIVKTKPTSPGRRFVVRVRNEELHKGAPYEPLLEKKSRTGGRNNNGRITTRHRGGGHKQRYRIIDFKRNKDGIPARVERIEYDPNRSANIALLLYADGERRYILAPRGLSTGDTVESGLEAPIKPGCALSLRSIPVGTTVHNVELRPGKGGQIARSAGAGVQLVAREGDHATLRLRSGEMRKVHADCRATVGEVGNAEHNLRKLGKAGAKRWRGVRPTVRGVAMNPVDHPHGGGEGRTSGGRHPVSPWGMPTKGYKTRKNKRTDSMIVRRRNRK; encoded by the coding sequence ATGGCAATCGTCAAGACCAAGCCGACTTCTCCGGGGCGCCGTTTCGTCGTCCGGGTGCGCAACGAGGAGCTCCACAAGGGGGCGCCCTATGAGCCGCTGCTGGAGAAGAAGTCCAGGACCGGTGGTCGGAACAACAACGGCCGCATCACCACGCGTCATCGTGGCGGTGGTCACAAGCAGCGCTATCGCATCATCGACTTCAAGCGTAACAAGGACGGCATTCCGGCGCGTGTCGAGCGGATCGAGTATGACCCGAACCGGAGCGCAAACATTGCGCTGCTGCTGTACGCGGACGGCGAGCGCCGCTATATCCTGGCGCCGCGCGGACTGAGTACCGGCGATACGGTCGAGTCCGGGCTGGAGGCGCCCATCAAGCCGGGCTGCGCGCTGTCGCTGCGCAGCATCCCGGTGGGTACCACGGTGCACAACGTGGAACTGCGCCCCGGCAAGGGTGGGCAGATCGCGCGCAGTGCCGGTGCCGGCGTCCAGCTCGTGGCCCGTGAGGGCGATCATGCCACTCTGCGTCTGCGTTCCGGCGAAATGCGCAAGGTGCACGCCGACTGCCGGGCCACGGTGGGCGAGGTCGGAAATGCCGAACACAATCTGCGCAAGCTGGGCAAGGCCGGCGCCAAGCGCTGGCGCGGCGTGCGCCCGACCGTTCGTGGTGTCGCCATGAACCCGGTCGACCATCCGCACGGTGGTGGCGAGGGCCGTACCTCCGGTGGCCGTCATCCGGTATCGCCCTGGGGCATGCCGACCAAGGGTTACAAGACCCGCAAGAACAAGCGTACGGACAGCATGATTGTGCGGCGCCGTAACCGCAAGTAA
- the rpsM gene encoding 30S ribosomal protein S13, producing MARIAGINIPVNKHAVIALTAIYGIGRTRARQICEATGVAPDRKIRDLAENEIEALRNEVAKYTVEGDLRREVSMNIKRLMDLGCYRGLRHRRGLPLRGQRTRTNARTRKGPRRPIRK from the coding sequence ATGGCCCGTATTGCAGGTATCAACATTCCCGTGAATAAACATGCGGTTATCGCATTGACCGCAATTTACGGCATTGGCCGCACGCGCGCCCGCCAGATCTGCGAGGCCACCGGCGTGGCGCCGGACCGCAAGATTCGCGATCTGGCCGAAAACGAGATCGAGGCGCTGCGCAACGAGGTCGCCAAGTACACGGTGGAGGGTGACCTGCGCCGCGAGGTTTCGATGAATATCAAGCGCTTGATGGATCTGGGCTGCTATCGGGGCCTGCGTCACCGCCGCGGCCTGCCGCTGCGCGGTCAGCGTACCCGTACCAACGCGCGCACCCGCAAGGGGCCGCGTCGCCCGATCCGCAAGTGA
- the rplP gene encoding 50S ribosomal protein L16 produces the protein MLQPKRTKFRKQQKGRNRGLATTGNRVSFGEFALKAMDRGQVTARQIEAARRAITRHVKRGGKLWIRVFPDVPITKKPIEVRMGKGKGNVEYWVAKIQPGRVLYEIEGVSEEVAREAFRRAAAKLPVKTTFVTRTVM, from the coding sequence ATGTTGCAGCCGAAGAGAACCAAGTTCCGCAAGCAGCAGAAGGGGCGCAACCGCGGTCTCGCCACGACCGGAAATCGCGTGAGCTTCGGCGAGTTTGCGCTCAAGGCCATGGATCGTGGCCAGGTCACCGCGCGCCAGATCGAGGCCGCGCGCCGTGCCATCACGCGTCACGTCAAGCGCGGTGGCAAGCTCTGGATTCGGGTGTTTCCCGATGTGCCGATTACCAAGAAGCCCATCGAGGTGCGTATGGGCAAGGGCAAGGGCAACGTAGAGTACTGGGTCGCCAAGATCCAGCCTGGTCGTGTGCTCTATGAAATCGAGGGGGTGTCGGAGGAAGTTGCGCGCGAGGCGTTTCGTCGTGCCGCGGCCAAGCTCCCCGTGAAGACCACGTTTGTGACCCGGACGGTGATGTGA
- the rpmC gene encoding 50S ribosomal protein L29 gives MKASELRNKTEAELREELISLRREQFNLRMQRGSGQAPRPHEFQRVRKDIARIKTILGEKAAAGEMA, from the coding sequence ATGAAGGCGAGCGAACTCAGGAACAAGACCGAGGCGGAGCTTCGTGAGGAGCTGATCAGCCTGCGTCGAGAGCAGTTCAACCTGCGCATGCAGCGTGGCAGCGGCCAGGCGCCGCGCCCCCACGAGTTCCAGCGGGTCCGCAAGGATATTGCCCGGATCAAGACGATTCTGGGTGAAAAGGCAGCTGCAGGTGAAATGGCATGA
- the rpsQ gene encoding 30S ribosomal protein S17 — protein MSENAEKVQRVLTGRVVSDKMDKSATVLIERRVKHPLYGKYIRRSTKYHVHDENNECREGDLVSIEQCRPISKTKSWRLVSVVERAE, from the coding sequence ATGAGCGAGAATGCTGAAAAGGTACAGCGTGTCCTGACCGGCCGCGTCGTGAGTGACAAGATGGACAAGTCGGCCACCGTGCTGATCGAGCGTCGTGTCAAGCATCCGCTGTACGGAAAGTACATTCGTCGGTCCACGAAATACCATGTGCACGACGAGAACAATGAGTGCCGCGAGGGCGATCTGGTTTCGATCGAGCAGTGTCGCCCGATCTCCAAGACCAAGTCCTGGCGACTGGTTTCGGTGGTGGAACGGGCCGAGTGA
- the rpsN gene encoding 30S ribosomal protein S14: MAKKSMIAREVKRMKTVQKYAAKRAELKAIIKNPNSSYEEVADAVARLQKLPRDASPARLQRRCRLTGRPHAVYRKFGLCRNKLREHAMKGDVPGLVKASW, translated from the coding sequence ATGGCAAAGAAATCGATGATCGCGCGCGAAGTGAAGCGCATGAAGACGGTCCAGAAGTATGCGGCGAAGCGCGCCGAGCTGAAGGCCATCATCAAGAACCCGAACAGCAGCTACGAGGAAGTGGCCGATGCCGTTGCGCGCCTGCAAAAGCTGCCGCGTGATGCCAGCCCGGCGCGGCTTCAGCGTCGTTGCCGGCTTACCGGTCGGCCGCATGCCGTGTATCGCAAGTTCGGTCTGTGCCGCAACAAGCTGCGCGAGCATGCCATGAAGGGCGATGTCCCCGGTCTGGTCAAGGCCAGCTGGTAG
- the rplX gene encoding 50S ribosomal protein L24: MRRIRKGDQVVVIAGKDKGKRGSVLRVLDDDRLIVENINVVKKHQKPNPTRGVAGGIIDMEAPIHVSNVMLFNPQTSKGDRVGFRMLEDGRKVRFFKSTGEVVDV; encoded by the coding sequence ATGCGCAGGATTCGAAAAGGCGACCAGGTCGTCGTGATCGCGGGCAAGGACAAGGGCAAGCGCGGCAGCGTGCTGCGGGTGCTCGATGACGATCGTCTGATCGTCGAGAACATCAATGTCGTCAAGAAGCACCAGAAGCCGAATCCGACGCGTGGCGTGGCTGGCGGCATCATCGACATGGAGGCCCCCATTCACGTCTCCAACGTGATGCTGTTCAACCCGCAGACCAGCAAGGGCGATCGGGTCGGTTTCCGCATGCTGGAAGACGGGCGCAAGGTGCGATTCTTCAAGTCCACGGGCGAAGTCGTGGATGTCTGA
- the rplN gene encoding 50S ribosomal protein L14: MIQMQTMLMAADNSGARQVQCIKVLGGSHRRYANIGDVIKVSVKEAIPRGKVKKGEVYNAVVVRTRKGVRRPDGSLIRFDSNAAVLLNNKLEPIGTRIFGPVTRELRGDRFMKIVSLAPEVL; the protein is encoded by the coding sequence ATGATTCAGATGCAAACCATGCTGATGGCCGCGGACAACAGCGGCGCACGCCAGGTCCAGTGCATCAAGGTGCTGGGCGGCTCGCACCGTCGCTACGCGAACATCGGTGATGTCATCAAGGTCAGCGTGAAGGAAGCGATTCCGCGCGGCAAGGTCAAGAAGGGCGAGGTATACAACGCCGTTGTCGTGCGTACGCGCAAGGGTGTGCGTCGCCCGGATGGTTCGCTGATCCGGTTCGACAGCAACGCCGCCGTGCTCCTGAACAACAAGCTTGAGCCCATCGGTACCCGCATCTTCGGGCCGGTGACTCGCGAGCTCCGTGGCGACCGGTTCATGAAGATCGTGTCGCTGGCTCCGGAAGTGCTCTGA
- the rplE gene encoding 50S ribosomal protein L5, with translation MARLQEHYRNNVIRQLQEQFGYANVMEVPKIEKITLNMGVGEAIADRKVMDNAVADMAKIAGQKPIVTKARKSVAGFKVREGWPIGCKVTLRRERMYEFLDRLISIAIPRIRDFRGLSGKSFDGRGNYSMGVREQIIFPEIDYDKVDALRGMDITITTSAKTDEEAKALLAAFNFPFRN, from the coding sequence ATGGCTAGATTGCAGGAACACTACCGGAACAACGTGATCAGGCAGCTGCAGGAGCAGTTCGGCTACGCCAATGTCATGGAGGTTCCGAAGATCGAGAAGATCACCCTGAACATGGGTGTCGGCGAGGCCATTGCCGATCGCAAGGTCATGGACAACGCTGTTGCCGACATGGCAAAGATCGCCGGCCAGAAACCCATCGTGACCAAGGCACGCAAGTCCGTGGCGGGGTTCAAGGTTCGGGAGGGCTGGCCCATCGGCTGCAAGGTGACGCTGCGCCGGGAACGCATGTACGAATTCCTGGATCGGCTTATCAGTATTGCGATCCCCCGCATTCGTGACTTCCGCGGGCTGAGCGGCAAGTCCTTCGATGGCCGGGGTAACTACAGCATGGGCGTCCGGGAGCAGATCATTTTCCCGGAAATCGATTACGACAAGGTCGATGCGCTGCGTGGCATGGATATCACCATTACCACCTCCGCCAAGACCGATGAGGAAGCCAAGGCGCTGCTCGCCGCCTTCAACTTCCCATTCCGCAACTGA
- the rplO gene encoding 50S ribosomal protein L15 gives MRLNTLKPGEGSKAARKRVGRGIGSGLGKTCGRGHKGQKSRSGGFHKVGFEGGQMPLQRRLPKVGFSSRVGRTRAEVRLGELAKVAGDVIDLLALKQANLVPQQTLKAKIILSGEIDRAVTLKGVAVTKGARAAIEAAGGKVED, from the coding sequence ATGCGTCTCAATACACTCAAGCCGGGCGAAGGCAGCAAGGCTGCGCGCAAGCGGGTCGGTCGTGGCATCGGGTCCGGGCTGGGCAAGACTTGTGGTCGTGGCCACAAGGGGCAGAAGTCGCGCTCGGGCGGCTTCCACAAGGTTGGCTTCGAGGGCGGCCAGATGCCGCTGCAGCGTCGCCTGCCCAAGGTAGGATTCAGCTCGCGGGTCGGACGGACCCGCGCCGAGGTGCGCCTGGGCGAACTGGCGAAGGTCGCGGGCGATGTCATCGACCTGCTGGCGCTCAAGCAGGCCAATCTGGTGCCTCAGCAGACCCTGAAGGCGAAGATCATCCTTTCCGGTGAAATCGATCGGGCGGTGACCCTCAAGGGCGTGGCCGTTACCAAGGGTGCGCGTGCCGCCATCGAGGCTGCCGGCGGCAAGGTCGAGGACTGA
- the rpsS gene encoding 30S ribosomal protein S19 yields the protein MPRSVRKGPFVDDHLMKKVREAVETNNRRPIKTWSRRSMILPEMVGLTIAVHNGRQHVPVLINENMIGHKLGEFAVTRTFKGHAADKKSR from the coding sequence GTGCCACGTTCAGTTCGCAAGGGTCCGTTTGTCGACGACCATCTGATGAAGAAGGTCCGTGAGGCAGTCGAGACCAACAATCGTCGCCCGATCAAGACCTGGTCGCGCCGTTCCATGATTCTGCCCGAAATGGTTGGGCTCACCATTGCGGTGCACAACGGTCGCCAGCATGTTCCGGTGCTTATCAACGAGAACATGATCGGCCACAAGCTTGGCGAGTTCGCCGTGACCCGGACCTTCAAGGGGCACGCTGCGGACAAGAAATCCAGGTAA
- the rpmJ gene encoding 50S ribosomal protein L36, with translation MKVRASVKKICRNCKIIRRKGVVRVICKDARHKQRQG, from the coding sequence ATGAAGGTTCGTGCATCGGTCAAGAAGATCTGCCGCAACTGCAAGATCATCCGCCGCAAGGGCGTGGTCCGGGTGATCTGCAAGGACGCCCGCCACAAGCAGCGGCAGGGCTGA
- the secY gene encoding preprotein translocase subunit SecY, with protein MATPGATAVGSLGDLGKLKELRQRLMFVIGALIVFRLGTHIPIPGIDPDVLRQLAEQQKGTILDMFNMFSGGALERLSIFALGIMPYISASIIIQLLSHTVPSLEQLKKEGEAGRRKITQYTRYGTVALATLQAIGISVGLQGQQMGGSPLVIVEGPGFVLSSVVTLVTGTMFLMWLGEQITERGIGNGISIIIFAGIVAGLPSAIGGTLELVRTGEMNVLSVLFLFALALAVTAFVVFVERGQRRITVNYAKRQQGRKVYAAQSTHLPLKLNMAGVIPPIFASSIILFPATLGSWFGANEGMAWLKDIASTLSPGQPLYVLLYALAIVFFCFFYTALVFNARETADNLKKSGAFIPGIRPGEQTARYIDAVMTRLTAAGAIYITAVCLLPEFLILYWNVPFYFGGTSLLIIVVVVMDFMAQVQAHLMSHQYEGLMKKANLRSHGRNTGLLR; from the coding sequence GTGGCCACGCCGGGCGCAACCGCGGTCGGGTCGCTGGGCGATCTCGGCAAGCTCAAGGAGCTGCGCCAGCGCCTGATGTTCGTCATCGGCGCCCTGATCGTGTTCCGGCTCGGGACCCATATTCCGATTCCGGGCATCGACCCCGACGTGCTGCGCCAGCTGGCCGAGCAGCAGAAGGGCACCATCCTGGATATGTTCAACATGTTCTCGGGTGGTGCACTGGAACGGTTGTCGATTTTTGCGCTGGGCATCATGCCCTATATCTCGGCATCGATCATCATCCAGTTGCTCAGCCACACCGTGCCTTCCCTGGAGCAGTTGAAGAAGGAAGGCGAGGCCGGGCGCAGGAAGATCACCCAGTACACCCGCTACGGTACGGTGGCACTGGCGACGCTGCAGGCCATCGGTATTTCCGTCGGCCTCCAGGGGCAGCAGATGGGCGGCAGCCCGCTGGTGATCGTCGAAGGCCCCGGGTTCGTGCTGAGCTCGGTGGTGACGCTGGTGACCGGCACCATGTTCCTGATGTGGCTGGGTGAGCAGATTACCGAGCGCGGCATCGGCAACGGCATATCGATCATCATCTTCGCGGGCATCGTGGCTGGGTTGCCGTCCGCGATCGGCGGCACCCTGGAGCTGGTGCGCACCGGTGAGATGAACGTGCTCAGCGTGCTGTTCCTGTTCGCGCTGGCGCTGGCGGTGACCGCCTTCGTGGTTTTCGTGGAACGTGGCCAGCGCCGGATTACAGTGAATTACGCCAAGCGCCAGCAGGGGCGGAAGGTGTATGCGGCGCAGAGCACCCACCTGCCGCTGAAGCTGAACATGGCGGGCGTCATTCCGCCGATTTTTGCGTCGAGCATCATTCTGTTCCCGGCGACGCTGGGGAGCTGGTTTGGTGCCAACGAGGGCATGGCCTGGCTCAAGGACATCGCCTCGACGCTGTCGCCCGGGCAGCCGTTGTATGTGCTGTTGTATGCCCTTGCGATCGTGTTTTTCTGTTTCTTCTATACCGCGCTGGTGTTCAATGCGCGGGAAACGGCGGACAACCTCAAGAAGTCCGGCGCGTTTATCCCCGGGATCCGCCCCGGCGAGCAGACGGCACGTTATATCGATGCCGTGATGACCCGGCTGACGGCCGCCGGTGCCATCTACATCACCGCGGTCTGTCTGCTGCCGGAGTTCCTGATCCTGTACTGGAACGTGCCCTTCTACTTCGGTGGTACGTCACTGCTGATCATCGTGGTCGTGGTCATGGACTTCATGGCCCAGGTTCAGGCCCACCTGATGTCGCATCAGTATGAGGGCCTGATGAAGAAGGCGAATCTGCGCAGTCACGGCCGCAATACCGGCCTGTTGCGCTGA
- the rpsE gene encoding 30S ribosomal protein S5, whose product MASVDAQAQGDGLQEKLVAVNRVAKVVKGGRVFGFAALTVVGDGNGRVGFGTGKAREVPVAIQKAMENARRNMKSVALKDGTLQYALVGRHGAAKVYMQPASEGTGIIAGGAMRAVFEVLGVRDVLAKCIGSNNPINVVRATMNGLTGMNSPEAVAAKRGKTVEEILG is encoded by the coding sequence ATGGCGAGTGTTGACGCACAGGCCCAGGGCGATGGGCTGCAGGAAAAACTGGTTGCGGTGAATCGTGTGGCCAAGGTGGTCAAGGGCGGCCGCGTGTTCGGCTTTGCAGCCCTGACCGTAGTGGGCGATGGCAATGGCCGAGTGGGTTTCGGCACCGGCAAGGCACGCGAGGTGCCGGTCGCTATCCAGAAGGCCATGGAGAATGCGCGCCGCAACATGAAGTCGGTGGCACTGAAGGATGGCACCCTGCAGTATGCCCTGGTCGGGCGTCATGGCGCAGCCAAGGTGTACATGCAGCCGGCCTCGGAAGGTACGGGTATTATTGCGGGTGGCGCGATGCGTGCCGTGTTCGAAGTTCTGGGAGTGCGCGACGTGCTGGCCAAGTGCATCGGCTCCAACAACCCGATCAACGTGGTCCGCGCCACCATGAACGGTCTCACTGGCATGAACTCGCCGGAAGCCGTGGCAGCCAAGCGCGGCAAGACGGTCGAAGAGATCCTGGGGTAA